The Flavobacteriales bacterium genomic sequence TCCAACAAGTCGCAAATGGCCCGGATGATGGCCCGTATGCCCAAACGTTAATTTTCATGACGGGGGCTTCACACAGCAAAACAAACGATATGCAAACCACCATGCACACCATGCGAGAAGCCTCAACACAAATGATAGACGGGAAAGTAACTGCGGCCGCCGTACGTGAAGAACTGGCTGAGGCGGTTGCCAGGATCAAGCAGGAAGGCGGAAAGATACCGCACCTGGCCGCCATCCTGGTGGGCCACGACGGTGCGAGCGAAACATATGTGGCGGGCAAAGTGAAGGCATGTCAGAAGGTGGGCTTCAATTCCACCCTGATACGCCTGGATGATACTGTTACCGAAGAGGCGCTTCTTGCTGAGGTACACAAACTGAACAACGATCCTGACATTGACGGGTTCATTGTGCAATTGCCCCTTCCCAAACATATCAACGAACAAAAGGTGACCGAGGCCATCCTGCCTTCCAAAGATGTGGATGGCTTTCATCCCATGAACCTGGGTCGGTTGGTGCTCGGACTTCCATGCTATGTGTCGGCAACGCCCAACGGTATCATGCAACTCATCAAACGCTACGGCATCGAAACATCAGGCAAACATGCCGTGGTGATCGGCCGCAGCCACATCGTGGGACGACCCATGAGCATCTTATTATCACAGAATGCCGCCCATGGAAATTGTACGGTGACCCTGTGTCACAGTCGTACCCAAAACTTGCCGGAACTTTGCCGCCAGGCCGATATCATTGTGGCTGCACTGGGCAAGCCGGGTTTCCTCACAGCCGACATGGTGAAAGAAGGAGCAGTTGTAATTGATGTGGGAATCACCCGGGTGCCGGACGCAAATTCACCCAAAGGTTATGTGATCCGGGGAGATGTGGCCTTTGACGAAGTTGCCCCCAAATGTGCTTTTATTTCTCCCGTTCCAGGGGGCGTAGGTCCCATGACCATCGCATCCCTTCTTCAGAACACACTGCTTGCGGCACAAAAGTTGATTTATGGCCGATAGCAGGCAATCAGTATATTTGTTTAAGACCAATAATTAAATTTCCGCTAACGTTTGAATCAAGTGGGGATGAAGCGACTACTTCATATATTGATTTTATTGATCCTTTTCGGCACTTGCGGGGTGTTTGGTCAGGGCATGCGCGACCAAACCTACAGCATTAAGAACAAAAGGGCCATTCAGCAATTCGAAGGTGGAACTGTCTACTACGACCAATGGAGACGTACACTGAAAAGGGAGATGGCAGAGAAGGCAATCACTGAAATATCAGGCGCACTCAAAACAGATTCCACCTTCATTGAAGCCTGGGCCCTCTTGGGGGATGTATACGGGGAAACCCGCCAGTGGAAAGAGTCGTGCAATGCTTACGCCCACGTTGAGAAAATCAATCCCGACTTTTACCCAGATATCTACCTCAGTTACGGAAAGGTTGAAATGGCTGACGGCAACTATTCAGGCGCAAAAAAACATCTCGAAAAATTCCTCTCGTATGAAAAGCAACGGCCCCCCGATATCGCTGTGGCCAAACGCTTGCTTGCATCCTGTGCGTTTGCTGAGAATGCCATCAAAAACCCGGTGCCCTTCGAACCCAAGAACATGGGGCCCAATATCAATTCCAAAGA encodes the following:
- the folD gene encoding bifunctional methylenetetrahydrofolate dehydrogenase/methenyltetrahydrofolate cyclohydrolase FolD; this translates as MREASTQMIDGKVTAAAVREELAEAVARIKQEGGKIPHLAAILVGHDGASETYVAGKVKACQKVGFNSTLIRLDDTVTEEALLAEVHKLNNDPDIDGFIVQLPLPKHINEQKVTEAILPSKDVDGFHPMNLGRLVLGLPCYVSATPNGIMQLIKRYGIETSGKHAVVIGRSHIVGRPMSILLSQNAAHGNCTVTLCHSRTQNLPELCRQADIIVAALGKPGFLTADMVKEGAVVIDVGITRVPDANSPKGYVIRGDVAFDEVAPKCAFISPVPGGVGPMTIASLLQNTLLAAQKLIYGR